TCGATCGCCTCGTCCCGGCGCTCCTTGGAGAACCAGGCCCGGATCTTGTTGCGGGCGCGCGGCGACTTGACGAAGTTCAGCCAGTCCCGGGACGGCCCGGCCCCGGCGGCCTTGGAGGTGAAGACCTCCACCAGGTCGCCGTTGTCCAGGGTGGATTCCAGCGGCACGAGGCGTCCGTTGACCCGGGCTCCTATGGTGCGGTGGCCCACCTCGGTGTGCACCGCGTACGAGAAGTCCACGGGCGTGGCACCGGCCGGCAGCGCTATCACGTCGCCCTTCGGCGTGAAGACGAAGACCTCGTTGCGCGACAGGTCGAAGCGCAGGGACTCCAGGAACTCGCCGGGGTCCTCGGTCTCCTTCTGCCAGTCGAGGAGCTGGCGCAGCCACGCCATGTCGTTGAGGTGGTCGTCCTTGCCGGTGGTTCTCGGCTGGTCCGAGCGCACCTTGGAGGCGCCGGCGACGGCCTCCTGCTTGTACTTCCAGTGCGCGGCGATGCCGTACTCCGCGCGGCGGTGCATGTCGAAGGTGCGGATCTGCAGTTCGACCGGCTTGCCGTTGGGGCCGATGACCGTCGTGTGCAGCGACTGGTACATGTTGAACTTGGGCATCGCGATGTAGTCCTTGAACCGGCCGGGGACCGGGTTCCATCGCGCGTGCACGGTGCCGAGGGCCGCGTAGCAGTCGCGGACGGTGTCCACGAGGACGCGGATGCCCACCAGGTCGTAGATCTCCGCGAAGTCGCGCCCGCGGACGATCATCTTCTGGTAGACGCTGTAGTAGTGCTTCGGGCGGCCGGTGACGGTCGCCTTGATGCGGGCGGCGCGCAGGTCGGCCTGGACCTCGTCGGTCACTATGGCCAGGTACTCGTCACGCTTCGGTGCCCTTTCGGCCACCAGCCGGACGATTTCGTCGTACATCTTGGGGTAGAGGATCGCGAAGGCGAGGTCCTCCAGTTCCCACTTGATGGTGTTCATGCCCAGGCGATGGGCGAGCGGCGCGTAGATCTCCAGGGTCTCGCGCGCCTTCTTCTCCTGCTTCTCGCGCTTGAGGTAGCGCATGGTGCGCATGTTGTGCAGGCGGTCGGCGAGCTTGATGACCAGGACGCGCGGGTCCTTGGCCATGGCGACGACCATCTTGCGCACGGTCTCGGCCTGGGCGGCCTCGCCGAACTTGACCTTGTCGAGCTTGGTGACGCCGTCGACGAGCAGGGCGACCTGGTCGCCGAAGTCGCGGCGCAGGTCCTCCAGGCCGTACTCGGT
The Streptomyces sp. NBC_01485 genome window above contains:
- a CDS encoding RelA/SpoT family protein translates to MPDEAQHLTAAKPESTSGPAATPAKSDTHGPVEHDRSAPVDKPAEQPRPKSAPAEHPSAAPAGRPAAAQQPARSGSSNRVRARLARLGVQRQNPYNPVLEPLLRIVRSNDPKIETATLRQIEKSYQVAERWHRGQKRKSGDPYITHPLAVTTILAELGMDPATLMAGLLHDTVEDTEYGLEDLRRDFGDQVALLVDGVTKLDKVKFGEAAQAETVRKMVVAMAKDPRVLVIKLADRLHNMRTMRYLKREKQEKKARETLEIYAPLAHRLGMNTIKWELEDLAFAILYPKMYDEIVRLVAERAPKRDEYLAIVTDEVQADLRAARIKATVTGRPKHYYSVYQKMIVRGRDFAEIYDLVGIRVLVDTVRDCYAALGTVHARWNPVPGRFKDYIAMPKFNMYQSLHTTVIGPNGKPVELQIRTFDMHRRAEYGIAAHWKYKQEAVAGASKVRSDQPRTTGKDDHLNDMAWLRQLLDWQKETEDPGEFLESLRFDLSRNEVFVFTPKGDVIALPAGATPVDFSYAVHTEVGHRTIGARVNGRLVPLESTLDNGDLVEVFTSKAAGAGPSRDWLNFVKSPRARNKIRAWFSKERRDEAIEQGKDAIARAMRKQNLPIQRILTGDSLVTLAHEMRYPDISSLYAAIGEGHVAAQNVVQKLVQALGGEEAATEEIDESVPPSHGRGRKRRSNQDPGVVVKGVDDVWVKLARCCTPVPGDPIIGFVTRGSGVSVHRSDCVNVESLSREPERILEVEWAPTQSSVFLVAIQVEALDRSRLLSDVTRVLSDQHVNILSAAVQTSRDRVATSRFTFEMGDPKHLGHVLKAVRGVEGVYDVYRVTSARRP